From Candidatus Binataceae bacterium, the proteins below share one genomic window:
- a CDS encoding cold shock domain-containing protein yields MFGTIKKIIKDKGFGFITPDDGTDEVFFHRSRLSPKVYFEDLREGDEVQFDVRPGEKGPQAFNLRPR; encoded by the coding sequence GTGTTCGGCACGATCAAGAAGATAATCAAGGACAAGGGCTTCGGCTTCATCACCCCCGACGACGGCACCGACGAGGTCTTCTTTCATCGCTCGCGCCTTTCGCCCAAGGTTTACTTCGAGGATTTGCGCGAAGGCGACGAAGTGCAGTTCGACGTACGCCCCGGCGAGAAGGGCCCGCAGGCCTTCAACCTGCGCCCGCGCTGA
- a CDS encoding molybdenum cofactor biosynthesis protein B, which produces MSVEQHHRHAGHKSLKVGVLTASDTRSPETDESGRLIRKMLAAAGHRVEYYEVLPDDPARIRAALLDKLAQLDAIIVNGGTGISARDSTIEAVRTLLDKELEGFGELFRYLSYQEIGPAAILSRALAGVAMGKIVVSLPGAPEACRLAMEKLLIPELAHMAHLLKL; this is translated from the coding sequence GTGTCCGTCGAGCAACATCATCGCCACGCGGGCCACAAAAGCCTCAAGGTCGGGGTCCTGACCGCGAGCGATACGCGCAGCCCCGAGACCGACGAGAGCGGGCGGCTTATCCGCAAGATGCTCGCCGCCGCGGGCCATCGGGTGGAGTACTATGAGGTTCTGCCCGACGACCCCGCGCGCATCCGCGCCGCCCTGCTCGACAAGCTCGCGCAGCTCGACGCGATCATCGTCAACGGCGGCACCGGGATTTCCGCGCGCGACTCGACGATCGAGGCCGTGCGTACGCTGCTCGACAAGGAGCTGGAGGGCTTCGGCGAGCTTTTTCGCTACCTCTCCTACCAGGAGATCGGACCGGCGGCGATCCTGAGCCGGGCGCTGGCAGGAGTCGCGATGGGCAAGATCGTCGTTTCGCTGCCGGGCGCGCCCGAGGCCTGCCGGCTCGCGATGGAGAAGCTGCTCATTCCCGAGCTCGCCCATATGGCGCACCTGCTCAAACTTTGA
- the moaD gene encoding molybdopterin converting factor subunit 1, producing the protein MTIKLFATLRERAGASELSREFPDGATVAEIWRSLGEEFPALSGHRDTVGFAVNHEYVQGDYRPRAGDEIAFIPPVSGGAGADGDAPWLGPITIGREPIDVAALERAVADARAGAIVTFAGTTREENAGRRVIRLEYEAYEPMALSEMRRLAQQAGERWRIVRVAIAHRIGLVSIGETSVAIAVSAAHRSEAFEACRFAIDRLKEIVPIWKKEYFEGGEVWVGCQTSHPPAPSHRH; encoded by the coding sequence GTGACGATAAAATTGTTCGCGACGCTGCGCGAGCGCGCGGGCGCGTCTGAGCTGAGCCGCGAGTTTCCCGATGGTGCGACAGTGGCCGAGATCTGGCGCAGCCTCGGCGAGGAATTTCCCGCTCTGAGCGGCCATCGCGACACCGTTGGCTTTGCGGTCAATCACGAGTATGTGCAGGGCGACTATCGCCCGCGCGCCGGCGATGAGATCGCATTCATCCCGCCGGTCAGCGGCGGCGCGGGCGCGGACGGCGACGCACCTTGGCTCGGCCCGATCACGATCGGCCGCGAACCAATCGATGTCGCGGCGTTGGAGCGGGCGGTGGCCGACGCGCGCGCCGGCGCGATCGTGACCTTCGCCGGCACCACCCGCGAGGAAAATGCGGGCCGCCGCGTGATCCGGCTCGAGTACGAGGCCTACGAACCGATGGCGCTGAGCGAGATGCGCCGGCTGGCGCAACAGGCGGGCGAGCGATGGCGGATCGTGCGGGTCGCGATCGCGCATCGTATCGGCCTGGTCAGTATCGGCGAGACCTCGGTCGCCATCGCGGTCTCGGCGGCGCATCGCAGCGAGGCCTTCGAAGCCTGCCGCTTCGCGATCGACCGGCTCAAAGAGATCGTGCCGATCTGGAAGAAGGAATACTTCGAGGGCGGCGAAGTGTGGGTCGGATGCCAGACTTCGCATCCGCCGGCCCCCAGCCACCGCCACTGA